In Halobacteroides halobius DSM 5150, the genomic window TTTCTCACTAAATAAATTTCTCAAAATTCGTCTAAGCTTACTTCCATAAAAATAAGGTTAAGCTAATCAAAATAGGTGATTAGCTAACCCAAACCTTATTTTTATTCCAGTTCAATAAGACTCATTAATGAAAAATTTAGGAGTCGTTGCGAAACTCTCTCCAGCAATTACTAAAGGTATTGTGGGGCTTTTGGACTGTCTTATAGTTTTTGTTCATATGCTTTGAATGAAAGGTAAAATAGATATGAATAAGCAAATCTATGATTTGGTTTATCTCATTTTACCTGGAATGAAATGAACAAAAACTATTAAAGGAAAAAGCTACACAATGCCTGATTGAGAAGCGCAACTATGTATCAATAATATTTTACTTTTATAAAACAATTGTTAACAATTTAAGTTAGAGGTTGACAGTACTCCAAGAGTATTATACAATTTAAACTACAATTTATTGTAAACCTTAATATTTATTCGTTTACATAAATAGAAAAAGAGGAATGGAGGCGGATTATGTTAACTAAATTAAAGAAAAAAGTATTAGCAGGTGAAAAGATTACTAAAGAAGAAGCAATAAAGTTAGTTGAGTTAGAGGAAAGTAGAACTATGGAGTTATTAGCAGCAGCAAATCAGATTAAGAACCAGTTTATTGGTAAGAAAGTAGATTTATGTTCAATTGTAAATGCTAAATCAGGAAGCTGTTCAGAAGACTGTACCTTTTGTGCTCAATCTATTCATTATGATACAGGAGTAAGTAGTTATGATTTGTTAGATAGAAAAGATATTCTAGCTAGGGCCAAAGAAATAGGAGATAGTGGAGCAGAGCACTTTGGCATTGTAACTAGTGGTCGAGGAGTAGTTAGTGACCAAGAATTTGAGCAGATTTTAGAGACTATGAAGACAATTAAGGAAGAAACAGAGTTAGAAGTCTGTGCTTCTTTGGGAACTTTAGATCAAAAGCGGGTTGAAAAGTTATCAGGCATAGGTTTAAAGAGGTATAATCATAATTTAGAAACTTCCAAAAGTCATTTTCCTGAGGTCTGTACTACACATAGTTATGAAGATAGAGTTAAGACTGTTAGATTTTTAAAGGATAGAGATATAGAGGTCTGTTGTGGTGGAATTATAGGATTAGGTGAAGACTTTGCAGATAGAGTAGAATTAGCTTTTACTTTACGAGAATTAGATGTTGATTCAGTACCAATTAATATCCTAAATCCAGTAGCAGGAACTCCTGTAGAGGATAATGAATCGGTACCGCCGAGGGAGGTTCTAAAGACAGCGGCTATTTTTAGATTTACTTTACCTAATAAGGTAATTAAATTATGCGGGGGAAGAGAAGATAACTTACGTGACTTGCAATCCTTAAGTCTACTGTCAGGGATCAATGGATTATTAACTGGTAACTATTTAACTACTGAAGGTAGAGCTGTAGAAGAAGATATTCAGATGATTCATGATCTAGGATTGACAGAAGAATAAAGATTATTTTTTCCTTTTGCTGAGTAGCAAAGGGTTTTTTTGTGCAAATTAAAAAAGTAAAGATTTTAATTGGTTGATGTTGTAGTTTAAAGCTAAATATGTTATTATTTAATTAGATATCTAATTAAATCAAAGGAGGTATAGAATGAGTATTATCTTTGATAGAAGAAGTATTAGAAGTTATACTTCAGAGCCAGTTTCTGAAGAAGAGATAAAGTATTTATTACAAGCAGGAATGGCTGCTCCATCAGCTATGAATCAGCAACCATGGGAGTTTGTAGTAATTGATGATAGGGAAGTTTTAGATCAAATCCCAGAGTTTCATGACTATGCCCAGATGGTTAAAGAAGCTCCAGTGGTAATTGCTGTCTGTGGTAATCAGGAAGATTTAAAGTTTGATGATCCAGAAGCAGCTAAAAATTATATGTTACAAGATTGCTCGGCAGCTACGCAAAATATTTTATTAGCTGCTGAAGAACAGGGATTAGGTTCTGTTTGGTTAGGAGTTTATCCTCGAAAAAAGAGACGAAAAGATGTAAAGAAGTTGCTAAACTTACCAGATAAGGTTGTACCTATTTCTCTAGTAGTTATTGGGCATACTAATGAAGAGAAAGAAGTCAATGATAGATATTTAGAAGAGAAAGTACATAGAAATCAGTTTTGAGTTTTGAGTAGTGAGTGTGAGTTATGAGTAAATTGATTAAAAATTATGTAAGAATTTGTTTTAAACTACTGGATTAATAGGTTTTGAACTTTAATTGTACATTGTGAATTGTCAATTTTAAATTATATTAAAACTGGAGGGGTTTAAATGCCAATTATTAATCTTAACGGGCCAAAGTTAAGCACAGCCAAAAAGAAGGAGCTAGTCAAAAGGTTCACTGAGGTAGCTAGTGAAGTAATAGAGCTTCCTGAAGAAGCTATTATAGTTGAAATTAATGAGATGCCACCTGAAAATGTTGGAGTCGGAGGAGAACTATTATCAGAAAAAGAAGATAAGTAACTTTTAGGTTGAGGCTAAGGTCAACTATAAAGTCTAGAGAGTTTGGTCTAGGCCTTAGTCTTAATCTTCACCTTGATAAATAATTTTAAGCCATATAAGGGGGATTAAGTAATGACTAGTGATGTATATTATTCTAATATGAGGACTAGAGATAAAAAGAATAATCTGGTTAATAAGTTATCAAGATTATTTAAGAAAGCTGGATTTGAGGGAATGATCGATAAGGATGATTTATGGGCAATTAAGATTCATTTTGGTGAAAAAGGAGGCAATGCCTTTATTCGTCCTATGTTTGCCCGAAGGATGGTTAAAGAAATTAAAGAGCAAGCAGGAAGTCCATTTCTAACTGATGCTAATACTTTATATTCTGGAGCTCGATCTAATGCTGTTGATCATTTAAATACAGCTATTGCTAATGGCTTTGGTTATTCTACAGTATTAGCCCCATTGGTTATTGCTGATGGACTTAATGGTAAAAACTTTACTGAAGTTGAGATTGATGGAGAACATTTTGATTTTGTTAAAATTGGCTCTGAAGCTATGCAGGCTGATGGAATGATTAGTATGGCCCACTTTAAAGGACATGAATTAACTGGTTTTGGTGGAGCTATTAAAAATGTAGGTATGGGACTTGGTAGTCGTAGTGGTAAACAAATGATGCATACGGTAGTAGAACCGCAGGTTAATATTGAAGATTGTATTGCTTGTGGTAAGTGTGCAGAGTGGTGTGCTCATGATGCTATTGTTGTTGAAGAATTTAGTGAGATTAACTTAGACGAATGTGTTGGCTGTGGTGAATGTTTGGTTAGTTGTCCTGTTAATGTTATTTCTACTGCAGGTAAAAAGGATGCTCCTGTTGGAGTTCAAGAGAGAATGGCAGAGTTTACTTTAGGGGCAATTAAAGGTAAAGAGGAAAAAATGGGATATATAAATTTTGTAATGGATGTATCTCCTCTTTGTGATTGTACGCCATGGTCTGACCAACCAATTGTAAGTGATATAGGTATTTTAGCTTCTAAAGATCCTGTTGCTTTAGATCAAGCTTGTGCTGATTTAGTTAATCAACAGCCTGGTAATAAACATAGTGCTTTAGAGTGCAATTATGAACCAGGTGAAGATAAGTTTAGAGGGGTTCATCCAGATGTTGATTGGGAAGCACAATTGGTGCATGGAGAAAAAATAGGTTTAGGAACTAGAGAATATAATTTAATTGAAGTATAGTAGTTATGAGTTGTGAGTTATAAAATTGATATCTAGACCATATAATTGTAATGGTTTACTTAAGGCTAGACTTAAACTAAGTGGTTAGATATCTACTATTTGATTTAAATTGTCAATTAGCAGTTGTAAATTATTAAAAGGAGGGAGAGTATGAAAGAGGTATCTTATGATCAGTATATGCAAGAAGCTACTGAAGCTTTAGCTAAGGGTGCTTTTTTAACTGTGCAAGCAAATGATGAAGTTAATACAATGACCATTGGTTGGGGAAGTATTGGCTATATTTGGGGCCAACCTGTTTTTATGGTTATGGTCAGAGGTTCCCGCTATACTTATCAATTAATTGAAAATAGTGATGAATTTACGGTTAGTATTCCTTTACAAGGAAAGATGAAAGAAGAACTAAGTTTCTGTGGTAGTAAATCCGGTAGAGATTATGATAAATTCGCAGAGTGTGATTTAACTGCTTTAGAAGGAAAAGAAGTAGATACTCCAGTAATTGATGGTTGTGATCTACATTATGAATGTAAGATAAAATTCAAACAACCAATGGATAAAGAAAATTTAGATCAAGTAGTTGATGAAGAGTGGTATGCTCAGGAAGGTTATCATACTCTTTATTTTGGTGAAATTGTGACTTGCTATACAGATAATGAGTAGAAGAAAAAACCTTAGCTTAGGGAGTTAATCTTTAAGCTAAGGTTTTAATAATTATCTATCATTTTTTGTAGAGTATCAATACAATTTATTTTTTCCTCTTTACTTAATCCCTGGAATAACTGACGGTTAATTTTATCTCCTACCTCTAAAAAAGTATTTAATATTTCCTTACCTGTATCAGTCAACTCAATGCGATTACATCTTTTATCATCAGAGCAAGTTTTTCTAGTTATATAATCTTCTGTCTCTAATTTTTTTACTAAAACAGTTACTGTTGGTTTAGTTAGAGACAATTCATTAGCTAGATCACTCAAACGCAGGCACCCTTTTTCTTTTAATAGAAATAAAGCTTTTCCTTGAGTAGGATGCAAGTCAGCAATTTTATTTCTTTTGCACTCTTTTTTTATTTCTCTAGTTAAAGTTTTATTAAGCTGTGAAATAGTGATCGCCATATCTATAGAACAGATAGAGCAAAGTGATTTCATATAATTCACCTTCTTTTAATTAGTCAATTTTAATTATATCATAAATTAAATAATAATTAAAAAATAAAAATTTTACGCTATTTTTAGAATAGTAATTTTTGTTTTTATAGATAAATTTGGATTTTGGTTGAAGATTGTAAGTTTATTTATTGAATTGGTACACTTATTGAAAAATAGAGCTACAAAGGTTGACTCTACGACATGAAATTAATGATATAATTGTTAAACTACTGTAAGTGATGGAGATGTTACAGTTAATTATAGTTATGATGAAATGAATCGAGTAGTAGATATTACTCGAAATTTAGATGAAGTAGGACAAGCTTGGAATACTCATTATGATTATAATCACTATGGTGAATTAAAAAGTATAATTTATCCTTCTGATAATGTAGTAGATTATACTTATACATTAAGAGGGTTAATGGACAAAGTAATTTATAATGGAACAGAGGTTGCTAATTATGATTATAATAAAAATGGAGCGATTGATAGTATAGCTTATGGTCATGAAACTATAACAAATGATTTCACTTATGATAATAGACAAAGATTAACTAATATTTATGCTAAACAAAATAGTACTGGACAGAAAATTTTTGAACAGACCTATAATTATGATAATTTAGGTAATGTTACCAAGGAGACTGGAACTTATGGAGGAGAAATGGGGTACCAATATGATGAAGTAGGTCGATTGAAGGCAATTGATTATCCTGGTAACAAGAGAAAATTGTTTGATTATGATAAGATAGGTAATAGGAAGAAGTTAATTTACCAACATGGTTCTGGTGAAGATGATTATTACCAATACAAAGATATCTATAATAAAAATAATAATCAACTAAAAAATTATTCACTAAGTAAATACTCTCATTATAATTACACCTATAATGAAAATGGAAGTGTAACAAGTAAAAAATTAGTCCACGGTAAGATTGGTGATAATGGAGAATTAATATCTGCAGGAGACCCTTTGCAAGAGACTACTTATAAGTATGACTTACGGAATCAACTACGACAGATAAATATTAATGGTCATCAGATTAACTTTAAGTATAATACTAAAGGTTGGCGGATTAAAAAGGATAATGGAATTAGGACAACTTATTATTTGTATGGTAAAGGACAGCAAGTATTGGAAGAAAGAGATAGAACTAATCAGTTAAATAGACTCTTTATTTATGGTCAGAATGGCAGGATTGCTAGTGTAAATGGAGAGGGAGAATTAAAGTATATAATCAGTGATCAATTAGGTAGTACCTCTGTAATTACCGATGAAGAAGGAAATGAAGTTATGAGATATAAGTACAGTCCCTTTGGTAATTTAATTAAAAGTAAAGGTAATACTGAAGACAGTTATCGGTTTACAGGTAAAGAGTTTGATAGGATGACAGGATTATACTATTATGGTGCAAGATATTATGACCCGACAATTGGGAGATTTATTAGTGAGGATCCGATTCAAGATGGATGGAATTGGTATGTGTATTGTAGAAATAATCCGTTGAAATATGTTGATCCTGATGGGTTGTGGACTATGAGATTAGGATTTAATGCGTTTTATGGAAGGATAGCTGGTGGTAACCTTGATTTTATGTTTGCAGTAGATGATAATTGGAATTTAGCTTTTATGTATGAAAAAAGTGCTGGAACTTCTATTAGTCCATCAGCAGCTACTGGGGGATTTTTTAATCTAGGATTACAAGGTTCTTTTTCTGCCAATGCTGATACGGTTTTTGACCATGAAGGAACATCTATTAATACTGGGTTTGGAGTAGGAGTAACTAAATTTTCGGGAGGATATGATACTACTATTTCACCAAAGAATGGTAGTATTACACATAATTTTTCTCTCGGTATTGGAGGAGATACAACAGTATTACCTGCATCTTTTGAAACACATACATTTGTTGGGAAAACTCATATATTATGGTCTAAAAATTTAAAGGAAGAAGCTAAAAATATAGGTAAGAAGATAAAGAATTTTTTCTTTTAAAGAGACAAGGAAATACAGAATATAGATATAACTATCCTAATTCTAGATATGATTATGAATATAGTAGCTACAATAATTATTAGATGGGGGGAGAAGAAAATGGGTTTTAAAAAATATGAAATGGGTCGTTTTTATAAATTGTTTCATTATTTTCTTAAGATATGGATTTTATTTGTGTTATCAGTTGTGTGGTTTATTGTTCTGACAGGAGAACCTAATTTAGATAATAGTATTTTTGTTTTTATTGAAGGAGCGATAATATCATTTATTGTTCATGTTATTGGTTTTTATTATATTTTTAAGGTACCAATTTCAATTTTAATCAAAGAAGATAAAATAAAGTTTAATCTTTTATTTGGGTGGGGTAAGGAATTTGATAAAGAAGATATTCATAAATGTAGTTTTTCGAAGAATTTTTTAGGTGAGGATATAAGGTTTCTAATAAAGGTAAAAGGAAAGATGATAAAATATAGAATTTTGGTTAAATGTTATAGTGAAAAAAATTATAAGAAACTTAAAGAGGAAATAACTAAATTAACGAAAAACATCAAAACTATAAACAGTAATAACAATGATTTAAAAAATATATCAAGTTTAGATTTAGAGTTAAATAATAAAATGGCTTATAAGATAATAATTTTATATTTTATAGCTAGTTTGCCTTATTTTATAGTTAACTTTTACTTTAAAATGATTACATTAATTATAGTTGGGGTTATCTTTTCATTAACTATATTTTATTCTATATTTTCTCGAGTAGCAGATAAAGTAAAATTTATTAATGGAAATATTGTTTTTAAATCCATAATTAAAACTTATGAATTAAAAGAGTGTGATACTTTAATAAAGTTAACTAAATTTTTTAATAAAGATGTAATTATATTAATTAATGATAATTTTGGTTTTTTAAAGTATTTTTTGGTTTTTATTGAGGATGAAAATAAATTAGATAAAATAAAAAATTCAAAATAATTTATTCAGATATAAGTTAGAGTGCATTGTTTCTGAACAATCAAGTATTTTTTGAAAATAATTTCATAGTCTCCAGTTAAGCAGCTTGTAATGAGATTTTCTATTTAGTCGCTTTCTTCTCTCAATTGTTTTTTGATGATTTTTTTATGCTTTTGCACTATCGTTGCATTGTTAAAAACTATAAATTGACTAATTCAATGAAATTAAATTAGTACTCAAAAACTTAATGATAGTTAAATTTTTAAAAAACAATTTCATTTCAAAATAAAACTTTTATCTTGTATTAAAAGTAAAATATAGGATATATTTCTGAACAAGATTCTATTTTACCTTAGGTTTTAAGCAATAAATTTTATCAAGTACTATTAATCCATTTATTCCAATGGAAATCGCTTTTTACAACTGACAAAATAGAATATTTTATCTTTCTAGTAAGTTTAAGTAATGTTCCTTGGAATCTAGACTCTTTCTTAAGTAATTTTAGAATTAAAAATAAAATAACAGCACTATAAATTTGGGTTAAGACAGCATTTCTATTTTGCCCAAAAAATCTTTTTATCTTTAAATGTTGCTTAATCCATTTAAAAAATAATTCTATTTGCCATCTCTTTTTATACAAATAGGCTATTACATGAGCTTCCAAATCAAAACGATTAGTTAGAATATCTATGATTTTATCTTTTCCATTTCGATCAGTAGTTTTTACTCTAACTAGTCTTGTCTCATGTTTCATTCTAGTCTCTGAAGTATGGTCGCCTAGCATTACATCAGCGTCTAATATAACATCTGCTTCTTTATCCTTAGAAGTTAGATCTAACGATCTGATGAGTTCAATTTTAGTGTTAGATTTTGCTCTAGTTACAAAGTAAATATCATTTTCTATAAATTCATCAAATATTTCTTTATCATGAATTACAGCATCACTTATTATTATATTTTCTGGAGCATTAGTATTTAAATCATATAGAGTATGAAGCTTAATTCCACCTTTAGTACTTCTAAAATTAGCCCAAGGAAATAATGATAAACATAAGCTTACTGTTGAAGAATCTAAAATTTTTACAGAACCAATTTCTTTTAATGCTTTTTTAGCCCTTTATTAGCTTTAAGCTTATCAAAGAGGTGTTGAAAAATCTCAAAGAAAATTTTATAAGTTCTATCTTTATTTTTTCGAGATAACTGAGACTTACTTATCTTAGGTAATACTTTATTTAGTTGCTTATTATTCTTTAGATCCGAAACAAAATCTTCTAGACTTTCTTTTTTAGTAAGATGAAAGTAAAGTAAATATAACAAATGAACTTCTGTCTGTTGTTAGTTTATGAACCTTATAATCTGCATTATATTTATTAATTAAACCTTTTAGAAAATTTTTATCAATAACATCTAGCAGTTTAGTTAAAAGTATGGTACAATAATTCATGATTTCAGCTCCTTTGGTTTCATGGATTTTGTACTGTGCAGGTACTTATCCATTTAATCAAAGGAGTTTTATTTTTTCAATAACTTTTTATAAAAAACGATGCAACGCTAGTGAGAAAGGATGATTTTATGAATAAAAAACAAATAATAGTTTTAGTATTAATTGTTATGATAAGTTTAACAATTTATTTAACTTTAAATTATTCTATTAACAAAACTACAAGTATGAATAATAAAAAGATATATAGCAAGTTAAAGTTAGACAAATGTAATGGGATTTATATTGGAAATTTGTTTTATAGAAATAATGAAAAAATGAAAAAAAATTATGCCATAAAAGATAAGAAAAAAATTGAAAATATTTTAAAGTTTATTAGACATGCTAAAATTGAAATAAAAAATCATACCTTCAAAGCATATCCTCCAATTACACATCAGTTAAATTTTACTATTGAGGGTAGAATGAATACCATATTTGCTAGATATTCACTAGAAACAAATCAATTATTAATACTTGATGAGGAATTTCCTGATGATATTGATAAGTCAGGGTTATTTGGTAAGATGATTATATTTAAATTAGACAGTAAATTTAAAGAAAGTATAAAGAAAAATTGATAGTATTTTAAATTTAATTAAAAGTCTAAACCTGAAGTTAAAGATATCGCATCTGTAGAATATCCTAAATTAATTCACTCATTAGGATTTGAGGTTAAAAATAGGTGGAGTACTATAGAATTTAAGTATTTATTGAATACAAACCAATTAATAATCAAAAGTGGTGAATTTTTAGATGATTTTTTTGAACTGGAATCTGAATTTGATTCAAAATTAGTTATTTTAAATTTGGATAAAAAATTTAAAAAGATTATTAGTAAGTATTACTAATTTAATTTATAGAGGGAGGAATATTATGTATTGTCCGAAATGTGGGTACGAATATCGAGATGAAATTAAAGTATGCAGTGATTGTGGAACAGAGTTAATTGAAAAGAAAGAAAATAGTAAATCTAAAGTTTTAAAGTCGAATTCTAAAAATAATGATGTTAATTTATCTATAGAAAATTGGCTTAAATGGGGAGGAATAGGATTTGCATTTTTTGGGATCTTGTTTATGTTTCCTAAATATTTTATGACTAAAACTTCTTTTGAAATTCCTTTATTTTTTAGAATATTTCAGACGTTAAGTGCAACTTTATCTTATGTTATGAAGGGAATTTTTTACTATGGAATTGGAGTTATTATTGAATTATTAAAAGAAGATAAGGAAATTAGTGATTAAGTATATACTTATTGAGGGTTAATGTATGGATTAGGAGGGGTAAATGTGCTAAGATTAAAAAATATTTAGTAATGGTATTAGTATTTTTTTAATATTCAATCCCCTACTTACCTCAGTAGGTATGGCAATGAATTTCAAACCTGCTGTTGGTGAAACAGGTGGATTACCAGGTGAAGAAATAGCAGTTAGCTCTCCAGGTGGGAGATTATACATTTGGAACTTAGATAAAAGTAATGTGCGGAATT contains:
- the bioB gene encoding biotin synthase BioB; amino-acid sequence: MLTKLKKKVLAGEKITKEEAIKLVELEESRTMELLAAANQIKNQFIGKKVDLCSIVNAKSGSCSEDCTFCAQSIHYDTGVSSYDLLDRKDILARAKEIGDSGAEHFGIVTSGRGVVSDQEFEQILETMKTIKEETELEVCASLGTLDQKRVEKLSGIGLKRYNHNLETSKSHFPEVCTTHSYEDRVKTVRFLKDRDIEVCCGGIIGLGEDFADRVELAFTLRELDVDSVPINILNPVAGTPVEDNESVPPREVLKTAAIFRFTLPNKVIKLCGGREDNLRDLQSLSLLSGINGLLTGNYLTTEGRAVEEDIQMIHDLGLTEE
- a CDS encoding nitroreductase family protein, producing MSIIFDRRSIRSYTSEPVSEEEIKYLLQAGMAAPSAMNQQPWEFVVIDDREVLDQIPEFHDYAQMVKEAPVVIAVCGNQEDLKFDDPEAAKNYMLQDCSAATQNILLAAEEQGLGSVWLGVYPRKKRRKDVKKLLNLPDKVVPISLVVIGHTNEEKEVNDRYLEEKVHRNQF
- the dmpI gene encoding 4-oxalocrotonate tautomerase DmpI, with the translated sequence MPIINLNGPKLSTAKKKELVKRFTEVASEVIELPEEAIIVEINEMPPENVGVGGELLSEKEDK
- a CDS encoding DUF362 domain-containing protein, whose product is MTSDVYYSNMRTRDKKNNLVNKLSRLFKKAGFEGMIDKDDLWAIKIHFGEKGGNAFIRPMFARRMVKEIKEQAGSPFLTDANTLYSGARSNAVDHLNTAIANGFGYSTVLAPLVIADGLNGKNFTEVEIDGEHFDFVKIGSEAMQADGMISMAHFKGHELTGFGGAIKNVGMGLGSRSGKQMMHTVVEPQVNIEDCIACGKCAEWCAHDAIVVEEFSEINLDECVGCGECLVSCPVNVISTAGKKDAPVGVQERMAEFTLGAIKGKEEKMGYINFVMDVSPLCDCTPWSDQPIVSDIGILASKDPVALDQACADLVNQQPGNKHSALECNYEPGEDKFRGVHPDVDWEAQLVHGEKIGLGTREYNLIEV
- a CDS encoding flavin reductase family protein; amino-acid sequence: MKEVSYDQYMQEATEALAKGAFLTVQANDEVNTMTIGWGSIGYIWGQPVFMVMVRGSRYTYQLIENSDEFTVSIPLQGKMKEELSFCGSKSGRDYDKFAECDLTALEGKEVDTPVIDGCDLHYECKIKFKQPMDKENLDQVVDEEWYAQEGYHTLYFGEIVTCYTDNE
- a CDS encoding MarR family winged helix-turn-helix transcriptional regulator; its protein translation is MKSLCSICSIDMAITISQLNKTLTREIKKECKRNKIADLHPTQGKALFLLKEKGCLRLSDLANELSLTKPTVTVLVKKLETEDYITRKTCSDDKRCNRIELTDTGKEILNTFLEVGDKINRQLFQGLSKEEKINCIDTLQKMIDNY
- a CDS encoding RHS repeat domain-containing protein gives rise to the protein MNRVVDITRNLDEVGQAWNTHYDYNHYGELKSIIYPSDNVVDYTYTLRGLMDKVIYNGTEVANYDYNKNGAIDSIAYGHETITNDFTYDNRQRLTNIYAKQNSTGQKIFEQTYNYDNLGNVTKETGTYGGEMGYQYDEVGRLKAIDYPGNKRKLFDYDKIGNRKKLIYQHGSGEDDYYQYKDIYNKNNNQLKNYSLSKYSHYNYTYNENGSVTSKKLVHGKIGDNGELISAGDPLQETTYKYDLRNQLRQININGHQINFKYNTKGWRIKKDNGIRTTYYLYGKGQQVLEERDRTNQLNRLFIYGQNGRIASVNGEGELKYIISDQLGSTSVITDEEGNEVMRYKYSPFGNLIKSKGNTEDSYRFTGKEFDRMTGLYYYGARYYDPTIGRFISEDPIQDGWNWYVYCRNNPLKYVDPDGLWTMRLGFNAFYGRIAGGNLDFMFAVDDNWNLAFMYEKSAGTSISPSAATGGFFNLGLQGSFSANADTVFDHEGTSINTGFGVGVTKFSGGYDTTISPKNGSITHNFSLGIGGDTTVLPASFETHTFVGKTHILWSKNLKEEAKNIGKKIKNFFF
- a CDS encoding zinc-ribbon domain-containing protein, whose translation is MYCPKCGYEYRDEIKVCSDCGTELIEKKENSKSKVLKSNSKNNDVNLSIENWLKWGGIGFAFFGILFMFPKYFMTKTSFEIPLFFRIFQTLSATLSYVMKGIFYYGIGVIIELLKEDKEISD